One region of Cobetia sp. cqz5-12 genomic DNA includes:
- a CDS encoding YajQ family cyclic di-GMP-binding protein, whose amino-acid sequence MPSFDIVSELDKHEVQNAVDQANRELATRFDFKGVTASFELEKEENVNLEADADFQLRQMIELLKGRLIARGIDVRCLEEKDADTAGVRARQQLVLRQGLDQPTAKKIVKALKDAKLKVQAQIQGEKVRVTGKKRDDLQGAMALLKGDESLELPLQFNNFRD is encoded by the coding sequence ATGCCGTCATTCGATATTGTCTCCGAACTCGACAAGCACGAAGTGCAGAATGCCGTCGATCAGGCCAATCGCGAACTCGCGACGCGCTTCGATTTCAAGGGCGTGACTGCCAGCTTCGAACTCGAGAAGGAAGAGAACGTCAATCTGGAAGCCGATGCGGACTTCCAGCTGCGTCAGATGATCGAACTGCTCAAGGGTCGTCTGATCGCGCGCGGCATCGACGTGCGCTGCCTGGAAGAGAAGGACGCCGACACCGCTGGTGTGCGTGCCCGTCAGCAGCTGGTGCTGCGCCAGGGTCTGGACCAGCCGACCGCCAAGAAGATCGTCAAGGCGCTCAAGGATGCCAAGCTCAAGGTCCAGGCGCAGATCCAGGGCGAGAAGGTCCGCGTCACCGGCAAGAAGCGTGACGACCTGCAGGGCGCCATGGCATTGCTCAAGGGCGATGAGAGTCTCGAGCTGCCGTTGCAGTTCAACAACTTCCGCGACTGA
- a CDS encoding GNAT family N-acetyltransferase encodes MTPILRPAIRADLDALVELEEVSFDSDWFSRRQLSHLILRAHARTLVIIQPDDVIPSAPAVDDVMAALWPAGSVEHDDATPLRSVLGYGTVLFRRNSRRARLYSFCLHPDSRGRGLAQRLLTALEQLAIAQGCTQFDLEVHTGNGAAIALYERHGFEKCGRLRDYYADGAAAWKMRKVLTLDSPAPVAEELAAGGASEAHTSMPTTVNAGAA; translated from the coding sequence ATGACCCCCATTCTGCGCCCGGCCATCCGGGCCGATCTCGACGCTCTGGTAGAGCTCGAAGAAGTCAGTTTCGATAGCGACTGGTTCAGTCGTCGTCAGCTGTCCCATCTGATTCTGCGTGCCCATGCCCGTACCCTGGTGATCATCCAGCCTGATGATGTCATTCCGTCCGCACCGGCGGTGGACGATGTCATGGCCGCGCTGTGGCCGGCCGGTAGCGTCGAGCATGATGACGCCACGCCGCTTCGCAGCGTGCTCGGCTACGGCACCGTGCTGTTTCGCCGCAATTCACGCCGCGCGCGACTCTATTCCTTCTGTCTGCACCCGGACTCGCGTGGCCGCGGCCTTGCCCAGCGCCTGCTGACAGCGCTTGAGCAGCTGGCCATCGCGCAGGGCTGTACCCAGTTCGATCTTGAGGTGCATACCGGCAATGGCGCGGCGATCGCGCTCTACGAGCGTCACGGCTTCGAGAAGTGTGGTCGCCTGCGCGATTACTATGCCGACGGGGCGGCCGCCTGGAAGATGCGCAAGGTATTGACGCTGGATTCGCCGGCACCGGTGGCTGAGGAACTCGCGGCAGGAGGTGCCAGTGAAGCGCACACCAGCATGCCCACAACGGTGAATGCCGGTGCCGCCTGA
- a CDS encoding RimK family protein, which translates to MSRLRIVVDRVCDWRAFYPSDDVISAHDFLSELSSDVPVSGTEDAPQPATHVINLCGGLDYLGIGYYVSLLAQARGQKALPSVETLNQLSRKSLIDLELGGIRVLLEELTRKGSLPAPQGVAHGAGKPPRLDLLLTFGESADPALARLARKLFERLPCPLLEVRLEGRGDHWVLKRVRPQSLSHLAEADEDRFAQALNRHSRKVWRTPKARRHYRFDLAMLVDPDEALPPSNRTALKHFIREGRRLGIDVSLITKRDEGRLAEFDGLFIRETTSLDHHTYRMAKRAEHEGLVVIDDSQSILRCTNKVFLHELLKARGLSAPQGRLIHRGELRQLAERGQHMRYPLVMKVPDGAFSRGIVKIDGPETLVREAERLFHDSALLLLQEWLPTEFDWRIGVLDGKVLFASRYYMARGHWQIYDHSGARTRSGGFATVDPSDVPPAVLKAALKATRLIGDGLYGVDLKQLEDRVVVIEVNDNPNLDAGVEDVVLGRELYRQVMQVFLARMQARRQPVLG; encoded by the coding sequence ATGTCCCGCCTGCGTATCGTGGTTGACCGTGTTTGTGACTGGCGCGCCTTCTATCCCAGTGATGATGTCATCAGCGCCCACGACTTTCTTTCCGAGCTGTCCAGTGATGTACCCGTATCGGGTACCGAGGATGCCCCGCAGCCTGCCACTCATGTCATCAATCTGTGCGGTGGCCTGGATTATCTGGGCATCGGCTATTACGTCTCGCTGCTGGCCCAGGCGCGTGGTCAGAAGGCGTTGCCGTCGGTGGAGACCCTCAATCAGCTGTCACGCAAGTCGCTGATCGACCTGGAGCTGGGCGGCATCCGCGTGCTGCTCGAGGAGCTGACGCGCAAGGGTTCTCTGCCCGCCCCGCAAGGCGTGGCGCACGGGGCTGGCAAGCCGCCGCGACTCGACCTGCTGCTGACCTTCGGCGAGAGCGCAGACCCGGCGCTTGCGCGTCTCGCACGCAAGCTGTTCGAGCGCCTGCCCTGCCCGCTGCTGGAGGTGCGTCTCGAAGGCCGTGGCGATCATTGGGTGCTCAAGCGAGTGCGCCCCCAGTCCTTGAGTCATCTGGCGGAGGCGGATGAAGACCGCTTCGCCCAGGCGCTCAATCGCCATTCCCGCAAGGTGTGGCGCACGCCCAAGGCACGCCGCCATTACCGCTTCGATCTCGCCATGCTGGTCGATCCCGACGAGGCGCTGCCGCCGTCCAACCGCACCGCGCTCAAGCACTTCATCCGCGAGGGGCGCCGACTGGGAATCGATGTCAGCCTGATCACCAAACGCGACGAGGGCCGTCTGGCCGAGTTCGATGGCCTGTTCATCCGCGAGACGACGAGTCTTGACCACCACACCTATCGCATGGCCAAGCGTGCCGAGCACGAAGGCCTGGTGGTGATCGATGACAGCCAGTCGATTTTGCGCTGTACCAACAAGGTCTTCCTGCATGAGCTTCTCAAGGCACGTGGCCTGAGTGCCCCGCAGGGCCGCCTGATCCACCGGGGCGAACTGCGCCAGCTGGCCGAGCGCGGTCAGCACATGCGCTACCCGCTGGTGATGAAGGTGCCGGATGGCGCCTTCTCCCGCGGCATCGTCAAGATCGATGGCCCGGAGACGCTGGTGCGCGAAGCCGAGCGGCTGTTCCATGACTCCGCCCTGCTGCTGTTGCAGGAGTGGCTACCGACCGAGTTCGACTGGCGCATCGGCGTGCTGGACGGCAAGGTGCTGTTCGCCAGCCGTTACTACATGGCGCGCGGTCATTGGCAGATCTACGACCACAGCGGCGCGCGTACCCGCTCTGGCGGCTTTGCCACGGTCGACCCGAGTGATGTGCCGCCCGCCGTACTCAAGGCGGCCCTGAAGGCAACACGTCTGATCGGCGACGGCCTCTATGGCGTCGATCTCAAGCAGCTGGAGGACCGCGTGGTGGTCATCGAGGTCAACGACAACCCGAATCTGGATGCCGGCGTCGAGGATGTGGTGCTGGGACGCGAGCTCTACCGGCAGGTGATGCAGGTGTTTCTGGCACGCATGCAGGCGCGCCGCCAGCCTGTACTGGGCTGA
- a CDS encoding DUF2797 domain-containing protein, with protein sequence MGQLTLDDALRADEASGTAQEASVRDAAPTTLRGNLHKMSIVPAGEALAIDTSAEVQPVSHEPLAADYGLRLGEITQPLNAYIGHKVRLSFTGQIHCSHCGRKTKKSFAQGHCYPCFRKLPQCDGCIMKPETCHYAEGTCRDPQWGEEHCFQPHIVYLANSSGLKVGITRKTQMPTRWFDQGAIQALPIVEVSNRLQSGLVEVLFKQALNDRTNWRAMLKGDVAELDLEAERDALLAQMSEGLAALQAHCGEGAIRVLDTTALAFEFPVRTAPTKVTSFNFDKTPVVEGVLEGLKGQYLILDSGVINLRKFTGYEIEAQLGEP encoded by the coding sequence GTGGGTCAACTGACGCTGGATGATGCCCTGAGAGCTGATGAGGCCTCTGGCACGGCTCAGGAAGCCAGTGTCCGGGATGCGGCGCCCACCACGCTGCGTGGCAACCTCCACAAGATGTCCATCGTGCCCGCCGGTGAGGCGCTGGCGATCGATACCTCGGCGGAAGTGCAGCCAGTCTCGCATGAGCCGCTGGCGGCTGATTATGGCCTGCGCCTGGGCGAGATCACCCAGCCGCTGAATGCCTATATCGGTCACAAGGTGCGTCTGAGCTTCACAGGGCAGATCCACTGCAGCCATTGCGGTCGCAAGACCAAGAAGAGCTTCGCCCAGGGGCATTGCTATCCGTGCTTTCGCAAGCTGCCGCAGTGCGATGGCTGCATCATGAAGCCGGAGACCTGCCACTATGCCGAAGGCACCTGCCGTGACCCGCAGTGGGGCGAGGAGCATTGCTTCCAGCCACACATCGTCTATCTGGCCAATTCCTCCGGCCTCAAGGTCGGCATCACGCGCAAGACCCAGATGCCGACGCGCTGGTTCGATCAGGGTGCCATCCAGGCGCTGCCCATCGTCGAGGTGTCCAATCGCCTGCAGTCGGGGCTGGTCGAGGTGCTGTTCAAGCAGGCGCTGAACGACCGCACCAACTGGCGCGCGATGCTCAAGGGCGATGTGGCCGAGCTGGACCTGGAAGCCGAGCGGGATGCGCTGCTTGCCCAGATGTCGGAAGGCCTGGCGGCACTTCAGGCGCATTGTGGTGAAGGTGCCATCCGGGTGCTCGATACCACGGCGCTGGCCTTCGAGTTTCCGGTGCGCACCGCGCCGACCAAGGTCACCTCGTTCAACTTCGACAAGACGCCGGTGGTCGAGGGCGTGCTCGAGGGGCTCAAGGGCCAGTATCTGATTCTTGATAGCGGCGTGATCAATCTGCGCAAGTTCACCGGCTATGAGATCGAGGCTCAGCTCGGCGAGCCATGA
- a CDS encoding YeaC family protein — MSNMSFDGMVEQMTPTIYESLKQSMQLRKWPDGRVLTQEQVELCMEAVIKYEAHNNVPAESRVGFIDNGTCGPRDDDSAASDEPEQIKWVN; from the coding sequence ATGAGCAACATGTCCTTTGACGGCATGGTCGAGCAGATGACGCCGACCATCTACGAAAGCCTCAAGCAGTCCATGCAGCTGCGCAAATGGCCGGATGGCCGCGTGCTGACCCAGGAGCAGGTCGAGCTGTGCATGGAAGCCGTCATCAAGTACGAAGCGCACAACAACGTGCCTGCCGAGTCGCGTGTCGGCTTCATCGACAACGGCACCTGTGGGCCGCGTGATGACGACAGCGCCGCAAGCGATGAGCCGGAGCAGATCAAGTGGGTCAACTGA
- a CDS encoding rhomboid family intramembrane serine protease, with amino-acid sequence MFKVLTLPESFDSRPLREALWAEKIGHQITLSQARPTEATSGDDAESHEVGQVLWLADPEQLPRVIAMLERQSRGEPLRDASAGAATRGTGSSQSLIALMRQTPLTWLVGLACCVTVLFQYALGQAAVFEWLAIVPFELVGSQHIAPEPLSVTLAGEWWRLWSPSLMHFGVLHLVFNLLWLWVFGRQIEAIDGGWRFALVVVLSGVAANLAQYATGSVLFGGLSGIDFAVIGYVFIAARRRPALGYEMQRSLMIFMLIYLVLCMTPLSSAIGLGAIANEAHLGGLLTGLLLGWLLPRRSAA; translated from the coding sequence ATGTTCAAGGTTCTGACGCTGCCCGAATCCTTCGACAGCCGCCCCCTGCGCGAAGCCCTGTGGGCCGAGAAGATCGGTCACCAGATCACCCTGAGCCAGGCTCGCCCGACAGAGGCGACATCAGGCGACGATGCCGAGAGCCACGAGGTCGGCCAGGTGCTGTGGCTGGCCGACCCCGAGCAGCTGCCGCGCGTCATCGCGATGCTCGAGCGCCAGTCACGCGGTGAACCGTTGCGGGACGCCTCCGCAGGCGCCGCGACACGTGGCACTGGAAGTTCTCAGTCCCTCATCGCCCTGATGCGCCAGACGCCGCTGACCTGGCTGGTCGGCTTGGCCTGCTGCGTCACGGTGCTATTCCAGTATGCGCTGGGCCAGGCGGCGGTGTTCGAGTGGCTGGCCATCGTGCCCTTCGAGCTTGTCGGCAGTCAGCACATCGCGCCCGAGCCGCTGTCCGTGACGCTGGCGGGGGAGTGGTGGCGGCTGTGGTCGCCGTCATTGATGCACTTCGGGGTGCTGCACCTGGTGTTCAACCTGCTGTGGCTGTGGGTGTTCGGGCGTCAGATCGAGGCCATCGATGGCGGTTGGCGCTTCGCGCTGGTCGTGGTGCTGAGCGGCGTGGCGGCCAATCTGGCGCAATACGCCACCGGCAGCGTGCTGTTCGGTGGGCTGTCGGGGATCGACTTCGCCGTGATCGGCTATGTCTTCATCGCTGCACGCCGACGCCCGGCGCTGGGCTACGAAATGCAGCGTTCGCTGATGATCTTCATGCTGATCTATCTGGTGCTGTGCATGACGCCGCTCTCGAGTGCCATCGGCCTGGGCGCCATCGCCAACGAGGCCCATCTTGGCGGCCTGCTGACCGGCCTGCTGCTGGGCTGGCTGCTCCCCAGGCGTAGCGCGGCCTGA
- a CDS encoding metallophosphoesterase, with amino-acid sequence MQAFVAPQDGYDLIGDVHGCGATLATLLETLGYHIVDGVYRHPTRKVIFLGDIIDRGPRIRLAVQLASSMVNAGEALIVMGNHEYNALAYCRRARPRAGGEHRDFLRSHTSRHNRIIRETLDQYQHHPDEWDEALRWFMRMPLCLELPPLAPGQSGLRVVHACWDEPLVRTFLERYPDGCIDEDFLHESIEHDSFAYRVLDRMTRGANLRLPQGVEIHSGDGFTRRSFRTHFWAREPRTYGDVVFQPDNLPGELESRWLSEQELANLPYYGPEQPPLFLGHYWCEGLPALPAPNIACLDYSAVKFGRLVAYRFSGEATLDAANFVWVPVPREPSRRPVPEELSRDTLSNPSLANGTSQ; translated from the coding sequence ATGCAAGCATTCGTGGCGCCACAGGATGGCTATGACCTTATCGGCGATGTACACGGCTGCGGCGCCACTCTGGCGACGTTGCTGGAGACGCTCGGCTATCACATCGTCGATGGCGTCTATCGCCACCCGACCCGCAAGGTCATCTTTCTCGGCGATATCATCGATCGTGGTCCGCGTATCCGCCTGGCGGTGCAGCTGGCCAGCAGCATGGTCAATGCCGGTGAAGCGCTGATCGTGATGGGCAATCACGAATACAACGCCTTGGCGTATTGTCGGCGCGCACGCCCGCGTGCAGGCGGCGAGCATCGTGATTTCCTGCGCTCGCACACCTCACGTCACAATCGCATCATCCGCGAGACGCTTGATCAATATCAGCATCATCCCGATGAGTGGGACGAGGCGCTGCGCTGGTTCATGCGCATGCCGCTGTGTCTGGAACTGCCGCCGCTGGCCCCCGGCCAGAGCGGGCTGCGCGTGGTGCACGCCTGCTGGGATGAGCCGCTGGTGCGTACCTTCCTGGAGCGCTATCCCGATGGCTGTATCGATGAAGACTTCCTGCATGAGTCCATCGAACACGACAGCTTCGCCTATCGCGTGCTGGACCGCATGACGCGGGGCGCGAATCTGCGCTTGCCGCAAGGAGTCGAGATCCATTCCGGCGATGGTTTCACGCGCCGAAGCTTCCGCACCCACTTCTGGGCACGTGAGCCCCGCACCTACGGTGATGTCGTCTTCCAACCTGACAACCTGCCCGGTGAGCTGGAATCGCGCTGGTTGAGCGAGCAGGAGCTGGCCAATCTGCCTTACTACGGGCCAGAGCAGCCGCCCCTGTTCCTCGGGCACTACTGGTGCGAGGGCTTGCCGGCGCTGCCGGCCCCCAACATCGCCTGTCTGGATTACAGCGCGGTCAAGTTCGGGCGCCTGGTGGCATATCGCTTCAGTGGCGAAGCCACGCTGGATGCCGCCAACTTCGTCTGGGTACCGGTACCGCGTGAGCCCTCCCGACGCCCCGTGCCGGAAGAGCTGTCCCGCGACACCCTGTCGAATCCGTCATTGGCCAATGGCACCAGTCAATAG
- a CDS encoding NAD(+) kinase, whose translation MKQQFNTIGVIGRLGSAQVVDTLKRLIRFLDSRGLAMVIEERTATLLLDHGLQVASRRQMGEQCDLVIVVGGDGSLLGAARALCRSGTPVLGVNRGRLGFLTDIRPDELEEKVAEVLGGDYLSEQRFLLEAEVYREGERIGAADGLNDVVLHPGKAARMIEFELFIDGQFVYSQRSDGLIVATPTGSTAYALSGGGPIVHPRLEAITLVPMFPHTLSSRPIVIDAASEIILHISASNSTYPHISCDGQTQVVAKPGDVLKIRRKSERLTLIHPLEHNYFEICRTKLGWSNRLGE comes from the coding sequence ATGAAGCAGCAATTCAATACGATCGGCGTGATTGGCCGACTGGGCAGTGCTCAGGTGGTGGATACGCTCAAGCGCTTGATTCGCTTTCTGGATTCCCGTGGCCTGGCCATGGTGATCGAGGAGCGTACTGCTACGCTGCTGCTGGACCACGGTCTGCAGGTGGCCAGCCGCCGCCAGATGGGCGAGCAGTGTGATCTGGTGATCGTGGTCGGCGGCGATGGCAGCCTGCTGGGCGCCGCGCGCGCGCTGTGCCGCAGCGGTACGCCAGTACTCGGCGTCAATCGTGGGCGACTCGGCTTTCTGACCGACATTCGCCCCGATGAGCTCGAGGAGAAGGTGGCCGAGGTGCTGGGCGGCGACTATCTCAGCGAGCAACGCTTCCTGCTCGAGGCCGAGGTTTACCGCGAAGGCGAGCGCATCGGAGCGGCCGATGGCCTCAATGACGTGGTGCTGCACCCGGGCAAGGCGGCGCGCATGATCGAATTCGAGCTGTTCATCGATGGTCAGTTCGTCTACTCCCAACGCTCGGATGGCTTGATCGTCGCCACGCCGACCGGCTCGACCGCCTACGCGCTGTCCGGTGGCGGCCCCATCGTGCACCCGCGCCTCGAGGCGATCACCCTGGTGCCGATGTTCCCGCATACCCTTTCCAGTCGCCCGATCGTGATCGATGCGGCCAGCGAGATCATTCTGCATATCAGTGCCAGCAACTCGACCTATCCGCATATCAGCTGCGATGGCCAGACCCAGGTGGTGGCCAAGCCCGGGGATGTGCTCAAGATTCGGCGCAAGAGTGAGCGCCTGACGCTGATTCATCCGCTGGAGCACAACTATTTCGAGATCTGTCGCACCAAGCTCGGTTGGAGCAATCGCCTCGGCGAGTGA
- a CDS encoding sigma-70 family RNA polymerase sigma factor — protein sequence MPAQKPSVSPPDAESFDHASAIEACARGDEAAFRSLYDLESGRMLALAMRLLNSRDQAEDAVHDAFIKLWSNAGQYRRELGNGRAWLFTILRYRALDQLRAQGRTPRGDSDALDTLADLLANPETAAGDSQTAHQLSDCLGELEVPRREPILLAFFKGLTHEQIAEKLSAPLGTIKGRIRAGLKLLQECLSR from the coding sequence ATGCCTGCACAGAAGCCGTCAGTCAGTCCGCCAGATGCGGAAAGCTTTGACCACGCCAGTGCGATAGAAGCCTGTGCACGAGGAGACGAGGCCGCGTTCCGCAGCCTTTATGATCTCGAATCTGGCCGCATGCTGGCGCTCGCCATGCGCCTGTTGAACAGCCGCGATCAGGCGGAAGATGCCGTCCATGACGCCTTCATCAAGCTGTGGTCCAACGCGGGCCAGTATCGCCGTGAACTCGGCAATGGTCGCGCCTGGCTGTTTACCATCCTGCGCTATCGCGCCCTGGATCAACTGCGCGCCCAGGGGCGGACACCACGCGGCGACAGCGATGCACTCGACACGCTGGCCGATTTGCTCGCCAATCCGGAAACCGCGGCTGGTGACAGCCAGACGGCCCATCAGTTGAGCGACTGCCTGGGTGAGCTGGAAGTGCCGCGTCGCGAACCCATTCTGCTAGCCTTCTTCAAGGGACTGACACACGAGCAGATCGCCGAGAAGCTGAGCGCACCGCTTGGCACCATCAAGGGACGCATCCGCGCCGGTCTCAAGCTACTGCAGGAGTGCCTGTCACGATGA
- a CDS encoding anti-sigma factor, translating to MNSPLIPGSPEEQNLLLGEHALGLLDPEREAEVRAWIERDDNAARMALRWQQHWLSVSDRLPPEPPSDSLWKRIDASLVRLKQSSATRDDPDQASASAKAPWLLRWLGGGLGLGLGAGLALALVMQMGPFSPSAPLEGTSPEMATQTPDGDAQRMVAILQTLEDPGTPTWVANVTPSGGLQLTPKVSIERPTERAIELWTLTDPQEGPRSLGLVDPIAGIELSAEQIGSMSPGQLLEMTLEPEGGSPTGKPTGKILAIGRLVDLNQRDS from the coding sequence ATGAATAGCCCCCTGATTCCCGGATCTCCCGAAGAACAGAACCTGCTGCTGGGTGAGCATGCCCTCGGGCTGCTGGACCCTGAGCGTGAGGCCGAAGTGCGCGCCTGGATCGAGCGCGATGACAATGCCGCACGCATGGCCCTGCGCTGGCAGCAACATTGGTTGAGCGTGAGTGACCGCCTGCCGCCGGAGCCTCCTTCCGACTCATTGTGGAAGCGCATCGACGCCAGCCTGGTGCGCCTCAAGCAGTCCTCCGCCACCCGCGATGACCCAGATCAGGCCAGCGCCTCGGCCAAGGCGCCCTGGCTGCTGCGCTGGCTCGGCGGTGGCCTCGGACTGGGCCTGGGGGCAGGTCTCGCCCTGGCACTGGTCATGCAGATGGGCCCCTTCTCCCCCAGCGCGCCGCTGGAAGGCACGTCACCGGAGATGGCTACCCAGACACCTGACGGCGACGCGCAACGCATGGTCGCTATCCTGCAGACACTGGAAGATCCGGGCACGCCGACCTGGGTGGCCAATGTCACGCCCAGCGGTGGCCTGCAGCTGACGCCGAAGGTTTCCATCGAGCGCCCGACGGAGCGCGCCATCGAACTGTGGACCCTGACCGACCCGCAAGAAGGGCCGCGTTCACTGGGACTGGTCGATCCGATTGCCGGCATCGAACTCAGCGCCGAGCAGATCGGCAGCATGAGCCCGGGCCAGCTGCTGGAGATGACCCTGGAGCCAGAAGGCGGCTCGCCGACCGGCAAACCGACGGGCAAGATTCTCGCCATCGGTCGCCTGGTGGACCTCAATCAGCGTGATAGTTGA
- a CDS encoding histone-like nucleoid-structuring protein, MvaT/MvaU family → MSLLTDFMQKEQELKKLQEQLESLRNDDRLKNELEFKDKLDALMGEYGKSTRDVITLLDPKASQAPAAAAPESKTGGVRRKRKLKVYKNPHTGEVIETRGGNHKQLKEWKEEHGAETVESWLERTES, encoded by the coding sequence ATGTCCCTGTTGACTGATTTCATGCAGAAAGAGCAAGAGCTCAAGAAACTTCAAGAGCAGCTGGAAAGCCTGCGCAATGATGACCGTCTGAAGAACGAACTCGAATTCAAGGACAAGCTGGACGCGCTGATGGGCGAGTACGGCAAGTCCACTCGTGATGTCATCACCCTGCTGGACCCGAAAGCGTCCCAGGCGCCGGCTGCTGCCGCACCGGAAAGCAAGACCGGTGGCGTGCGTCGCAAGCGCAAGCTGAAGGTCTACAAGAACCCGCATACCGGTGAAGTCATCGAGACGCGTGGTGGCAACCACAAGCAGCTGAAAGAGTGGAAGGAAGAGCACGGTGCTGAAACCGTCGAATCCTGGCTCGAGCGCACTGAAAGCTGA
- the bioA gene encoding adenosylmethionine--8-amino-7-oxononanoate transaminase, with amino-acid sequence MPFSQMPTRDTDSLSLWHPYTQMQDMPAPLEVVGGTGARMTLAGGETLLDATCSWWCMIHGYGHPRLVAAIQQQAAELCHVMLGGIRHRPAKELAEALVRVTPEGLNHVFFSDSGSVGMEVAMKMAVQYQQQRKDRDDTRGRTRMLSLMKAYHGDTAGCMAVCDPEEGMHSLFADFLPRHHFAPAPTAGFSASRDEVADDISALRACLETHQHEIAALLMEPLLQAAGGLNMYSPYYLEAARELCDEFGIVLIFDEVATGFGRTGKMFACEHANVSPDIMVLSKGLTGGYLGHAATLAQSHIFHAFDGEDANSAFMHGPTFMGNPLACRVALESLAVFEEENYLGKIAELNQLLRDTLLNFSHPAIRDVRVLGATAVIEVHDASSLAGAQAHARELGVWLRPFGRWLYTMPAYITSPQDLRQITHAMTSYFETLEQ; translated from the coding sequence ATGCCATTCTCCCAGATGCCGACCCGCGATACGGACTCACTTTCTCTCTGGCACCCTTATACCCAGATGCAGGACATGCCAGCACCACTGGAGGTGGTCGGTGGCACGGGAGCCCGCATGACACTGGCAGGAGGTGAGACACTGCTGGATGCGACGTGTTCCTGGTGGTGCATGATCCATGGCTACGGACACCCGCGCCTCGTCGCGGCCATTCAGCAGCAAGCGGCAGAACTCTGCCATGTGATGCTGGGCGGCATTCGCCATCGACCGGCCAAGGAGCTTGCCGAAGCGCTGGTGCGCGTCACCCCCGAGGGCCTGAATCATGTCTTCTTCTCGGATAGCGGCTCGGTGGGCATGGAAGTCGCCATGAAAATGGCAGTGCAATATCAGCAACAGCGCAAAGACCGCGATGACACGCGCGGACGGACGCGCATGCTGTCATTGATGAAGGCCTATCACGGCGATACGGCGGGCTGCATGGCAGTGTGTGACCCTGAGGAAGGCATGCATTCCTTGTTCGCCGATTTCCTGCCCAGACATCATTTCGCACCGGCGCCGACTGCCGGGTTCAGTGCCAGTCGTGACGAGGTAGCAGACGATATCAGCGCATTGCGCGCCTGCCTGGAAACACACCAGCATGAGATAGCGGCATTGTTGATGGAGCCTCTCTTGCAGGCGGCAGGTGGTCTCAACATGTACTCGCCCTACTATCTTGAGGCGGCACGCGAGTTATGTGATGAGTTCGGAATCGTATTGATCTTCGATGAAGTCGCGACCGGCTTCGGTCGGACCGGCAAGATGTTTGCCTGTGAACACGCCAATGTCTCTCCCGACATCATGGTGCTCTCCAAGGGACTGACGGGGGGATATCTGGGACATGCCGCCACCCTGGCCCAGAGTCATATCTTCCATGCATTTGATGGCGAGGATGCCAATAGCGCCTTCATGCACGGCCCGACCTTCATGGGCAATCCGCTGGCCTGTCGGGTAGCACTGGAAAGTCTCGCGGTATTCGAGGAAGAGAATTATCTGGGCAAGATTGCCGAGCTCAATCAATTGTTGCGCGACACCCTGCTGAACTTCTCCCATCCCGCCATTCGCGATGTACGCGTATTGGGTGCCACGGCGGTGATAGAAGTACACGATGCCAGCAGTCTGGCAGGCGCTCAGGCCCATGCCCGTGAACTGGGTGTCTGGTTACGTCCCTTCGGTCGCTGGCTCTATACCATGCCGGCCTATATCACCTCGCCACAGGACTTGCGCCAGATCACTCATGCGATGACCAGCTACTTCGAGACTCTGGAACAGTGA
- a CDS encoding YrbL family protein, whose amino-acid sequence MLELENARVIGMGNDRRVYQDPNDPHRCIKVPRYPDKGSRQNEREQRYFEGLVRRGMRDWSYVPAYHGSVATAEGLGLVFDLILDSDGSTSRRLREVHLETPERLSAEVLVSELANLYRYLEKRWLIPSDLNDRNIVVQFSDDQPPRLWLIDGISNPDFIPLATSVAWLARRKVARRYRHFLRKLVKGGQLSPEEYQALEARLWG is encoded by the coding sequence ATGCTGGAGCTGGAGAATGCCCGCGTCATCGGCATGGGAAATGATCGGCGTGTCTATCAGGACCCGAACGACCCCCATCGCTGCATCAAGGTTCCGCGTTACCCTGACAAGGGCAGCCGCCAGAATGAACGCGAGCAACGCTATTTCGAGGGCCTGGTCAGACGTGGCATGCGCGACTGGTCCTATGTACCTGCCTACCATGGCAGTGTCGCCACCGCCGAGGGGCTCGGGTTGGTCTTCGATCTGATTCTCGACAGTGACGGTTCCACGTCACGTCGACTGCGCGAGGTGCATCTCGAGACTCCCGAGCGCCTGAGCGCCGAGGTGCTGGTGAGCGAGCTGGCCAATCTCTATCGCTATCTCGAGAAACGCTGGTTGATTCCGTCTGATCTCAATGATCGCAATATCGTGGTCCAGTTCAGCGACGACCAGCCGCCCAGATTGTGGCTGATCGACGGTATCTCGAACCCTGACTTCATTCCGCTGGCGACCAGCGTCGCCTGGCTGGCACGGCGCAAGGTCGCGCGTCGCTATCGTCACTTCCTCAGGAAACTGGTCAAGGGCGGCCAGCTCTCGCCAGAGGAGTATCAGGCACTCGAAGCCCGTCTGTGGGGGTGA